GTGAACGACGGGCGGGTAGTTTATCAGCTCTTAAGATGAACGAACGCGCGATCCGATTGTGCAGCTTATGCAATGTCCGCGACCAGAGCCCCATTCCGATACAATCGGAATGGGGCTCTGGATTTTTCTATTGACGCGTTTTCTTGATGCGAACCGGTATCCACTTCGCTCGAAAACGCTCCTGCTGCCTCAAAAGCGGACAGTCATGCCGACGTGACTGCGTGAGAATCCGAGACGCTCGTAAAAGCGCTGTGCATCGACGCGGCTCGCATGCGTCAGCAATTCGACCAGATTGCAGCCGCGCGCCTTCGCTTCCGCGATCGCCCATTGCACCAATTGCTCGCCGATGCCGCGGCTGCGGCAATCCGAAGCAACGCGGACATCCTCGAGCAGTCCGCGCACGCCGCCTTGCGAGCTGATGCCTGCGAGCACCGCGAGTTGCAGGCAGCCGACCACCCTGCCCTCGCTCTCGGCCACCACGAGCGTCAGGTTCGGATCGTGCGCGACCCGCTCGAACGCCGCGTAATAGGACGCAGGCAGCGGATCCTCGACGCGCTCACGCCCGCGCCCGAGATGATCGTCGGCGAGCATCTCAACGATCGCCGCGACGTCCTCGCGGCGCGCGGGACGGATGGAGACGGACTTTTCGTTCATATCGAAACTCCAGCCTAGAGCGCGATGAGATCAGGATCGTCATCTCGCTTAGCTTGTTGTTTGCGCATGATCTCCGCGCAAACGCGTTCCGCGTTTGTCGCGAGGGAAAACCGCTGCGCACTTTTCCGGATCATGCTTTAGCGTGCCGGCGGCAGGCCGAGAAAAGCCTCGGCCTCGCCGATCCAGCGGCGGACGGCCGCATGACGGCCGAGATCGAAGCCGCCTTCATGCGCAACGCGGGTATAGGCGAGCAACGAGACGTCGGCGAGCGACATTGCCTCACCGGCGAAGAAGCGGCTGCCGGAAAGATGCTGCTCCATGCGGTCGAGTGCCGCATAGCCGCGCTTGACCTTTTCAGGGTCGAGCTCGGAGGCAGCCTTGCCGAGATAGACGATGAGGAAGCGGCACACCGCGATGTAGGGCTCGTGACTGTACTGCTCCCAGAACAGCCATTCGTCCATCTTGGCCGCCGTGAAGACCTCGCGCGGGATCAGCGCGCTGTCGCGGGCGAGGTAGCGGATGATGGCGTTGGACTGCGCCAGCGTGCGGCCGTCGTCGAAGGCGACGGTCGGCACCTGGCCGGCGCCGTTCATCGCCAGAAATTGCGGCGTGCGCGTCTCGCCTTTGCGGGTGTCGATCTCGATCCACTGATAGGGCACCGCGAGCTTGTCGCAGACCCACTTCACCTTCAGACAATTGCCGGAATTGCTGTCGCCGTAGATCTTCATCGCTGCCGCCCCATTTTGGAACGACAGAGCATCAGGACAAGGAGAGCCTGTCAACCGCGGCGCAGCGAGGCCGTGTCAGAACTTGTAGCCAACGCCGAGGCGCGCATTGTTCAGCGTCACCGACGTGTTCATGACGGGCGAGAACCGGACGTACTCGTACTCGATGCGGGCGAAGAGCCCATCCCAGATGCAGTATTCGAGGCCGAGGCCGGCGGTCCAGCCGACCGCGAAGGTGTTGGTCCGATGCTGGCCCTGCGTACCCGATTGCGACGGAACAGGTACCCACGTCGTTCCGATCGTGGTGTTCTGGTTGCCGAAGATGTCCGTTGTCGTCACGTCCGTGCGCAACCGCACGTCGCTCGTCACCGTGCGGGTGATGTCCATCCGTCCGACGGCAGCGCCAAAGAACGCGTAGGGCATGAAGGGTCCGCCGTCCCAACCGGCGCGGCCGCGCAGCGTGATCATGTCCTTGACCTGGGCCGTGGCGGTGCCGGTGAGCGAGACGGCATAATTGTGGGTGATGCCGGCCGGCCGTACCTCGCCGGCCGGGTTGACGATCACGAGCGCGTTGGAGCCGGTCGATCCCGTCGAGAGGTTGCCGAAATAGCTGTAGGTGCCTTCGAGACTGAGAATGGCATCGTACCACTGCCAATTGCGGCCGATGAAGCCGCCGTAATTGACGCCTTGCGTGTTGGCCTTTTGCAGCAGCGACCACGTTGACGTCGGCCCCTGCAGCACACTGTCGCGGAAGATGTAGTTGGTCAGGCCGACGACGCTCTGGCCGAAATCGGTCGCGTCGGCCGTGTAGCCGGCGGTGCCGCCGACATAGAAGCCATCCCAATTGTGGCTCGTCCTCGACAAACCGTCGGTGACGCTGCCGCGCAGGATCGGCAGATCCGGCATGTCGGCCGCGTGCGCGGCAGATACCGTCCCCAACATCGCCGCCGCCAACAAAAGCCCACGCATCGCAACGCTCCAAATAAACTCGAACTTTCGCCATGATCATGGCTCGTTAACCTTAACCAATGGTTGCGCTGGAGCTTTTCGTCGCCGCGAAGCCATGAAAAATACGCAAAGCAAAACGGCGCGGGATGATCCCGCGCCGTTAAGAGAGTTTAACCGGTGGGCTTGAAGGATCAGCCCTTGGTGACGAGCGGCGGCGGCACGTAGGCCGGCGGGCTGTTGAGATCCCAGCGCACGCCGAGCTTGACGTCGTGCGACGTGAGCTCCTTGATCTTGATCGTGGTCGGGCCTGACTGGAGGCCGTCGAATGTATGGAAGTTGCCGGGCGCCGCGTCGCCGAGGTTCATGTAGCTGTACGCCAGTTCGACGGTGAACCCGGGATTGACCTTGTAGGCCAGACCGGCGTGAGCGGCCCAGGCGAAGTTCCACTTTCCGTTGTCGGCGAAGTAAGCGACGCTGTTGTTGAGTCCCGGGCTGTATGAGATGCCGTCGTCGCGGAAGCCGCTGATCTTGTTGTACGAGCCGCCGACACCGGCGCCGATGAACGGAGTGATGCACCACCAGGTGCCGAGATCGACATAGGCATTCGCCATGACGACCCACTCGGACTTGCTGCCGCTGTAATTGTTGACGCCGACGAAGCCGGGGCCGACGACGGTGTCGCTGCCGTGCAGGGTGGCTTTGCCGCGGTACTGGCCGATCACGTCCGCACGAAACCAGTTGTTGAAGCGATAGCCGACGCCGAGATCGAACAGCGGCGAGGAGTCGAAGCCGAGACCCTCCGTCGTCTTCGAATACCCAGCCGGCAAGGCGCTATCGAGGCTCTTGGCGCTCTGGTTGGTCATGCCGATGTCGCCACGGAGATACCAGCCACCGAAATCGGCGGGCGGAGCCGGCGGCGCGTACATGGGAGGCGGCGCCGCGATCGGCATATCGGCGGCAAACGCCATCGACGAGATCAGGGATGCCGCACCCGCGGCAAGGAGAGACTTAACGCTACGCATTGGCTTCGTCCTTATGGCCGGTGAGGCAAAATGCAGACGCCCCACGTTCTGGAAACTCACGGGAGGACGATGGCACCAAATGCTTAAGCGCCACTTA
The genomic region above belongs to Bradyrhizobium arachidis and contains:
- a CDS encoding GNAT family N-acetyltransferase, which codes for MNEKSVSIRPARREDVAAIVEMLADDHLGRGRERVEDPLPASYYAAFERVAHDPNLTLVVAESEGRVVGCLQLAVLAGISSQGGVRGLLEDVRVASDCRSRGIGEQLVQWAIAEAKARGCNLVELLTHASRVDAQRFYERLGFSRSHVGMTVRF
- a CDS encoding glutathione S-transferase family protein — encoded protein: MKIYGDSNSGNCLKVKWVCDKLAVPYQWIEIDTRKGETRTPQFLAMNGAGQVPTVAFDDGRTLAQSNAIIRYLARDSALIPREVFTAAKMDEWLFWEQYSHEPYIAVCRFLIVYLGKAASELDPEKVKRGYAALDRMEQHLSGSRFFAGEAMSLADVSLLAYTRVAHEGGFDLGRHAAVRRWIGEAEAFLGLPPAR
- a CDS encoding outer membrane protein produces the protein MRGLLLAAAMLGTVSAAHAADMPDLPILRGSVTDGLSRTSHNWDGFYVGGTAGYTADATDFGQSVVGLTNYIFRDSVLQGPTSTWSLLQKANTQGVNYGGFIGRNWQWYDAILSLEGTYSYFGNLSTGSTGSNALVIVNPAGEVRPAGITHNYAVSLTGTATAQVKDMITLRGRAGWDGGPFMPYAFFGAAVGRMDITRTVTSDVRLRTDVTTTDIFGNQNTTIGTTWVPVPSQSGTQGQHRTNTFAVGWTAGLGLEYCIWDGLFARIEYEYVRFSPVMNTSVTLNNARLGVGYKF
- a CDS encoding outer membrane protein, yielding MRSVKSLLAAGAASLISSMAFAADMPIAAPPPMYAPPAPPADFGGWYLRGDIGMTNQSAKSLDSALPAGYSKTTEGLGFDSSPLFDLGVGYRFNNWFRADVIGQYRGKATLHGSDTVVGPGFVGVNNYSGSKSEWVVMANAYVDLGTWWCITPFIGAGVGGSYNKISGFRDDGISYSPGLNNSVAYFADNGKWNFAWAAHAGLAYKVNPGFTVELAYSYMNLGDAAPGNFHTFDGLQSGPTTIKIKELTSHDVKLGVRWDLNSPPAYVPPPLVTKG